The sequence below is a genomic window from Halosolutus gelatinilyticus.
GGCCCCGGCGTGCTCGCGACCGACGTGATCGATCGAATTCCGGACACCATGCGGTAGCGCCGGGCGGGTGATCGCGTCGCACCGGGCGACGTCGACCGCGTCGCGGAAGGACGATCGCGCGCGCCGCGAAACGCCGCCGGGACCCGGGGTTTATCACCCAGCGAGTTCCCGATCAGTCTATGAGCGCATCACCCGCGGACAAACTGCGCATGACGCCGGGGCCGACCGAGGTTCCCGAGGCGGTCCGGCGGCGGATGGCCGAACCGACGCCGAATCCCGACGTCGAACCCGAGTTCTTCGCGTTCTACCGGGAGCTGACGGACAAACTCGAGGCGATTTTCCGATCGGGAACCGAGGGAGAGTGGGGCCGCGACGTCGTCGTCCTCGGCGGCGAGGGCATCCTCGGCCTCGAGGCCGCCGTCGCCTCGCTGGTCGAGCCCGGCGATCGGGTGCTGTGTCTCTCGAACGGGCTGTACGGCGACGGATTCGCCGACTTCGTCGAAGCGTACGGCGGCGAGGCCGTCGTCTGCGACGTCCCCTGGGATCAGACGCTCGATCGGGAGACCGTCGAGGAACGGCTCGACGGGGCGGCCGAGGAGTTCGACGTCGCGACGATGGTCCACTGCGAGACGCCGACGGGGACACTGAACGACCTCGATCCGATCCTCGACGCGCTCGACGAGCGCGGAATCGTCACCGTCGTCGACGCCGTCTCTTCGCTCGGCGGGACGCCCGTCCCGACCGGGAAGATCGACGTCTGTCTCGGCGCGAGCCAGAAGTGTTTCAGCGCGCCGCCGGGGCTGACGACCTGCGCGATCAGCGACCGGGCCTGGGATCGCATCGAATCGGTCGAGAACCGGACCTACTACGCCGACCTCGAACCGTGGCGAACGGCGGCCGAGGACGAGTGGTTCCCGTACACCCACCTCACCGCGAACCTGTACGGCCTCGACGCCGCCGCCGATCTCCTCCTCGACGAGGGGGTCGAAGCCGCCTTCGATCGGCACGAGGCGGCCGCGACGCGGTGTCGCGAGCGGGCCGCCGACCTCGGCCTGGAGACGTACCCGACCGCCGACGCCGACGTCTCGCCGACCGTGACCGCGCTGTGGGTCGAGGGCCGGGCCGGCGAGTTGCAGCGAGCGATGCGCGAGGATCGCGGCATCGTCCTCGCGACCGGCCTCGGCGACCTCGAGGACGATATCCTCCGGATCGGACACATGGGCCACAACGCTCGGCTCGACCGAGTCGATCGGACGATGGACGCGCTGGCGGCCGTTCTCGACTGATCCGGACGCCGCCGTCGTTGCTGGCGGCGCCGCTTTCGTCGCTTCTCGGCGCCGTTTTCGAAGACGGACGGTCGTCCGCGACGGCCCGGAACCTGCAGGTGGAACCGTTTCCCCCGCAACGCTGTAACCACCACGTATGTCCGAGCCCGATCGCGAGCCGACGGAAAAGCCCACCAACACCAAACGGGAGGCCAAGGAGGAAGACCAGTGGATCATCCGAAACTGGATCGGGGTCGCCGTCGTTTCGATACTCGGGCTGTGGCTGCTCGTGATCGGGGCGATGCAGGCGACCGGCCTCGTGGACGTGTTCGGACCGATCGCGGACACCCAGACCGGGCAGTGGGCCGCGTTCGGCGTTCTCGTTCTCGTCTGGGTCGCGCTGGCCGGCTGGAGCTGGAAGGCGATCGCCGGCTGAACGACTCCCGGTATCCGGGTCGGTGCCGCCGTCCGTTTCGAACTGACTCCGCAACCAGGTCGCGGGCGCTGCGTCTTCGACCGGCGACCGCTCCGTGCGCGATCGGACCGCTCGATCGGCCCCATCATCGTCCGGTCGGGGAGTTCCCTTTGATGTACAGTATCCGACGCGGATAATTCTTATATTCGTGAAGCGAGAGCGTTGCCTCCAAAATATACGAAGTACAAATCCGTGAAAAATAATTAACTATTAAGGTTCTCGCACACAGTTGGTTCGAGTAGATCTAGCATGACACAGGTGATATGGATCGTGGCGGCGGTGCTCGTAACGTTCACCGCGGGGTACGTGGGGTACTCGCGGTACCTCGCCCAGTTCGTCGATCTCGATCCGGATCGGGAGACGCCGGCGCACAAGTACGAGGACGGGCAGGAGTACGTCCCGTCCAAGAAACCGGTGCTGTTGGGGCATCACTATTCGAGTATCGCGGGCGGAGCACCGATCGTCGGCCCGATCACGGCCGGCGCCATCTGGGGATGGGTTCCCGCCTTGCTGTGGATCGCGATCGGGAACCCGCTGATGGGAGCGGTCCACGACTTCATCTCGTTGTCGGGCAGCCTGCGCCACGAGGGGAAGTCGATCGGGTACATGATCGGCGAGTACGTCGGCGAGCAGGGGAAGAACATGCTGCTGTGGTTCGCGTTCCTGACGATCGTGCTGGTCGTCGCGGTGTTCGCGCTCGTCGTCGCGATCGTGTTCCACGCCTTCCCGCAGGTGGCGACGGCGTCGTTCATCTACATTCTGCTGGCGCTGGCGTTCGGGGTGTACCTGTACCAGTTCAACGGGCCGTTCATCCTGGGAACGGTGGTGTTCGTCGTGGGCGTGTTCGCCGCCGTCCGGGTTGGCATCGAGTACCCGGTCGCCCTGTTCGCCGGCGACTACCCGTCCGGAACGATCGTCCTGCTCGGCGGCGCCGGCGACTGGGTCCCGGGTGCGGCCCAGCTCGAAGGGCTCGGCGGCGGAAATACCGCGGCGTGGATCCCCGTCGTCCTGGTGTACGCCGCGATCGCGAGCGCGCTGCCGGTGTGGGTCCTGTTGCAGCCGCGCGACTACCTCTCGTCATTCCTGCTGTACGCCGGCGTCGGCGGGGCGGTCCTCGCGATCATCGTCGGAACGTTTTTCGAAACCTCCTCGCAGCCGCTCGTCATCGACGAGAGCCTCGGCGCCTTCGAGGGGTTCTGGGGCGTCGGGGCGGCCGATTACGCGCCGTTGTTCCCGCTGCTTTTCATCACGATCGCGTGCGGGACGATCAGCGGGTTCCACTCGCTGGTCTCCTCGGGGACGACCGCCAAGCAGCTCAACAACGAGAGCGACGCCCGTCTGATCGGCTACGGCGGCATGCTCGGCGAAGGGCTGCTCGCCGCGGTCGCGCTCTCGACGCTCGCGGTGTGGGGCGCCCCCGACGTGGCCGGCGGTATCGGCGCCGCGTTGCCGAACTTCGCCTCGGGCGGCGGCGTCATCCTCACCAGTTTCGGCATCCCGCAGACGGTCGGCGCCGTGTTCATGGCGCTGGTCCTCTGTAGCTTCCTGCTGACCTCGACCGACACGGCCGTCCGCCTCGGCCGCTACATGATGGAGGAGATCGTCGGCACGCCCGCCGGGCGGACCGACACGGGGCTGAACGCCGATATCGGCTCGATCGCCCGCGGTCGCTACACGAACCCGATCGTGCAGGCCGTACCGGCGTACCTGCTGGTCGTCTCCGGCCAGTGGGTCGTCCTCTGGCAGCTGTTCGGCGGCGCGAACCAGCTGCTCGCCGCGCTCGCGCTGCTGACCGCGACCGTCTGGCTGGCCAACTGGGACGACAGCAAGCAGCTCATCTCGACCGGCGTCCCGATGGCGCTGATGGTGACGATCACCGTGCTCGGGCTGTCGTGGCTGGTGTTCTACGAGAACCTCTACGTCAACCTGCTGAACGGCGGCGCGGAGACGACCGAAGCGATCATCTCCGCGATCGTACAGATGATCATCGGGCTCGTCCTGATCGGGCTGGCACTCGCGCTCGTCAGACTGGGCTACAACAACATCCGCGAAGTCCGTCGCGGACCCGAAACGCCCGCGGCCGAGCCGGGCGACGACTGACGCGGTCCGTCCGAATCGATTTTCCGTTTTTCGTGGCGATAGCGACCGTCTCACACCCCTCGGTGACGACTTTCGACACCGAAACCGCGCCGTCCGAGCCGCAGAACGGGTCGATCGTTATCGCCAGAACCGCTTCGCGAACCGCGAGAGGACGCCCTCCTCGGATTTGCTTACGTCGTCCCAGAGGGTGAAGGCCTCGACGACGTCCGCGACTTCGCTGGCGACGTGGTCCTCGGCGTCGGGAACGACGATCACGAGGTTCACGTCGTAGTGGCCGTAGTAGCCGAACTTCAGCAGCGTCCGATCGCGGAATCCGGAGACGTACTCGCGGACGTCGTCGGGGAGCTCGTCGGCGACGAGCACGAAGCTGACGTCCGTACCGAAGTGCTCCTCGTCGGCGACGATCCGCTCGTCGGCGACCTCGTGACCCAGGGCGACGAGGCGATCGAGTTCCGCGACGGTCGGCCGCGGCTCCCGGCGGGCGAAGAGATACTCCTCGGCCTCGTGGTCGGCGTAGGAGAGCGCCGGATGGAAGAACTGTTTCTGGGTGGTCACGCGCATCTCGCCGTAGAGGTCCCACCGCTCCCCGTCGAGCCGATAGTCCTTCTCGAGGTCGTAGCTGTACATCAGCCGGTCGGAGACCCGATCGAGGTACTCGTCCTCCCAGTCGGGGACCGCCTCGCGGATCTCGGCGGGCAGGTCCTCGGGTTTCGGCGCTTCGCGTCCGCTCATTCCTCCGGCTCGTAGACGTGGGCGTCGTCGGCGGCGGGCGGGGCACCGATCGCCAACACCGTCACCGCCTCGCCGGCGTCTTCGGGGTTGTACGCGCGTTGGGGGTGCTCGGGGTCGACGACGAACAGGCGCTCGGCGGGCACCTCGTATGTTTCGGCCGGCGTCTCGACGGCCAGCGTCCCGGAGAGGACGTAGAACGCCTCCTGCTGGGTATCGTGGTAGTGGTAGGCGAGCGGGAGGTCCTCGCCCGGTTCGGCCCGGAACCGGTTGATCGCCATGCTCTCGAGACCCGCGGCGCCGGCGAGTTTTCGACACTCGCTGGGCCGATCCGGCGCCGGTTCGATCTCGTCCGGATCGATGAGTCGGTATCCCATATCACCCGATAACCGGCCGGGACGGCAAATAGGCGTCGGTGGGCGAAGCCGTCGGACTTCACCCGCCGGTCGTCCTCCTCGCAGGACGTGCGAGCACGGGCGATCGACGGGAGTCTCGACCGACGCGCGATCCCGGATCGTGACGCATCCGAGAGTGGTGCGAGTTACGTGCGGCTCCGTTCAGGAGCAGCGATCGCGCAGGATTGTGTCGCCTCGGGTTCGATCCGCGACGGCCGATCCGAGCGGCGACGAACGTCGAGGCGACACGTTTTAGCCGCTGGTGGCCGAAGTGTCGTGCGAACGACTCTCATGGGTGGGAAGAACACCGAATCCTGCGGCCGCTGTTCGATGTCGTCGGTCGTCGACGTCGCGCGGTCCGACGACGAACCCGACGATCGCGCCGCCGTCGAACGGGTCGCGATCGAGGTCGACGACGAGACGCTCCGACGGCTGTCGCCGAGTGCCTGGGCCGGTCGAGCGACGGCGCGGCTCGACGCGCTGGTGAACCGGTTCGTCTACGGCCGGTAGGCGCCGGCTATCGGGGGTTCGGACCGCCGGTTCGGGGAGGCCGCGTCTCCCGTGATCGGCCGGACCGCGACTCGACGCCCCGTCGATCAGGTCATGGTCACGGCGTAGGTCACCGTAAACAGGAGTACCGCCGCCGTGGCGACGTTTATCCATCCGAACTCGACGACGCCCAGAAAGGACAGGCCCCAGACGATCGTCCAGCCGAACAGCGTCGACAGGACGGCGTTCATCGCGAGGATGACGCGAGGATCACCCGTCGAGGAGGAGACGCCCGCTTCGAATCCGCCGGTCTCCGGATCCTGCTCGCTCGGACGGTCACCCTCGCTCATGGCGGACACACTGTCCGTGCAACACTTAGCTCTTTGCCGCTCGCCGCGATACGATCTTTATGCGGCCTCGTAACCGCCACGGATCCCCCGTCGACCCCGTTCCCTTCGTCGTCGTCTCCGGACTGACGGTCATGCTGCTGCTCTCGTTCGGACCGCTGTACGCGCAGGCGCTGGGCGCCCCTCTCGACGTCTCGATCGGCGCGTCTCTCGGCCTCTCCCTTCTCGCCGCCGTCGTCGCCTACTACCGACAGGTGTGGACCGCGCGCTCGGAGCTCGCGGTCGTCCCGGCGGGCGTGCGCGCCGAACGGCTGTTCCACCTCATGCTCGTCCTCGCGGCGATCAGCGTCGGCCTCGCGGTCCCGCTGTTGGTGCGGTAGCGATCGGCTCGCGTCGCGGCATCCCCGCCGGTGACATCCCCGACGATCGATCGTCCCCTCGCGCCCGATCGCTCGAACTCACGGCCCGCGAACGACCGTCTCGTCGCCCTGCTCGTCGGGGAACGGTCCGTCGCTCGAGCCGGCGTCTCCGTCGCCGGACCACTCCTCGTCCGTCACGAGCGCCTCTCGGAGGCGCTCTCGGAGCGCCGATTCGTCGTACTCCGTCCCGATGAAGACGAGTTCGGTCAGCCGATCGCCGTGCTCGTCGTTCCACTCGAGGTTCGGCCGGTTCGACCGGTACATGTCGCGTTCGATCTCGGGCAGGCTCGCGATCCACGGCCCCTTCGCGGCGGCTCTGATGGACGGCCCGGCCTGCGCGATCGCGACGCGCATTTCGTTACCCGCGAGCCACGCGGTTCCCTTGGCGCGGACGATTTCGGACGGGAGATCGCGGAGAAACGACGCGAACCGATCGGGGTGGAACGGCCGCCGGCGGCGGAAGACGAACGAGGTGACGCCGTAGACTTCGTCGGGATGGCGGTGGTCGTGCTCGTCGTGATCGTGGTCGTCGTGGTCATGGCGATCGCGGTGGCCGTGATCGCCGTCTCCGCGCCCGCCCGTATCGGCGTGACCGTGGCCGTTATCCTCCTCCAGCGCGCGTTTCCACCCCGGCAGGTCGGCGAGTCGGTCGGCGTCGAACCGATCGCGGCCGAGCAGTCGATCGGGGTCGATCGCCGAGAACTCCGTCCGGACGGTCTCGGCGTCGGGCTGGAGCGCCCGGACAAGTTCTTCGGCCTCCGCGAGTTGGGCTTCGCTGCACAGGTCCGCCTTGTTGAGCAGGACGACGTTCGACACCTCGACCTGTTCGACGAGCAGGTCGGAGAGGGGCCGATCGGCCTCGTCGCCGCGCCGTTCCGGGATCTCCTCGCCGGCGAAGGACTCCAGGAACGCGGGCGTGTCGAGGACGGTCACGAGCGTGTCGACATCGTACCGGGCGGCGACGCGGGATTTCGTCGTGAACAGCCGCGCGACGGGCGCGGGCTCGGAGATGCCCGAGGACTCGACGACGAGGTGGTCGAACGCCCGATCGCGAGCCAGCCTGACCACGGCCGTTTCGAGGTCGTCCTGCAGTTCACAGCAGATGCAGCCGTTCGAGAGCTCCGCGACGCCGTCGTCGAGTTCCAGTTCGGAGCCCTCGGCGACGAGTTCCGCGTCGACGTTCACCTCGCCCATGTCGTTGACGAGGACGGCGAGGGTTCGATCGCCGGCGTTCGAGAGCAGGTGGTTGAGCAGCGTCGTCTTGCCGGCGCCCAGGCTTCCGGAGAGGATGGTCACCGGGATGGTCCCGTCGGCGTTCATGTGCGATACTGGAATCGAGTGCCCTTGAAAGCGACCCTCGACGGGGAACGGCGACGGGGCGAGCCGGTCGTCGCATCGGTCCCCTCGACAGCTTTTACCCGTTTGAACCGAACATACGGCCATGGAACTGGCCG
It includes:
- a CDS encoding pyridoxal-phosphate-dependent aminotransferase family protein, whose translation is MSASPADKLRMTPGPTEVPEAVRRRMAEPTPNPDVEPEFFAFYRELTDKLEAIFRSGTEGEWGRDVVVLGGEGILGLEAAVASLVEPGDRVLCLSNGLYGDGFADFVEAYGGEAVVCDVPWDQTLDRETVEERLDGAAEEFDVATMVHCETPTGTLNDLDPILDALDERGIVTVVDAVSSLGGTPVPTGKIDVCLGASQKCFSAPPGLTTCAISDRAWDRIESVENRTYYADLEPWRTAAEDEWFPYTHLTANLYGLDAAADLLLDEGVEAAFDRHEAAATRCRERAADLGLETYPTADADVSPTVTALWVEGRAGELQRAMREDRGIVLATGLGDLEDDILRIGHMGHNARLDRVDRTMDALAAVLD
- a CDS encoding carbon starvation CstA family protein translates to MTQVIWIVAAVLVTFTAGYVGYSRYLAQFVDLDPDRETPAHKYEDGQEYVPSKKPVLLGHHYSSIAGGAPIVGPITAGAIWGWVPALLWIAIGNPLMGAVHDFISLSGSLRHEGKSIGYMIGEYVGEQGKNMLLWFAFLTIVLVVAVFALVVAIVFHAFPQVATASFIYILLALAFGVYLYQFNGPFILGTVVFVVGVFAAVRVGIEYPVALFAGDYPSGTIVLLGGAGDWVPGAAQLEGLGGGNTAAWIPVVLVYAAIASALPVWVLLQPRDYLSSFLLYAGVGGAVLAIIVGTFFETSSQPLVIDESLGAFEGFWGVGAADYAPLFPLLFITIACGTISGFHSLVSSGTTAKQLNNESDARLIGYGGMLGEGLLAAVALSTLAVWGAPDVAGGIGAALPNFASGGGVILTSFGIPQTVGAVFMALVLCSFLLTSTDTAVRLGRYMMEEIVGTPAGRTDTGLNADIGSIARGRYTNPIVQAVPAYLLVVSGQWVVLWQLFGGANQLLAALALLTATVWLANWDDSKQLISTGVPMALMVTITVLGLSWLVFYENLYVNLLNGGAETTEAIISAIVQMIIGLVLIGLALALVRLGYNNIREVRRGPETPAAEPGDD
- a CDS encoding cupin domain-containing protein translates to MGYRLIDPDEIEPAPDRPSECRKLAGAAGLESMAINRFRAEPGEDLPLAYHYHDTQQEAFYVLSGTLAVETPAETYEVPAERLFVVDPEHPQRAYNPEDAGEAVTVLAIGAPPAADDAHVYEPEE
- a CDS encoding CobW family GTP-binding protein — protein: MNADGTIPVTILSGSLGAGKTTLLNHLLSNAGDRTLAVLVNDMGEVNVDAELVAEGSELELDDGVAELSNGCICCELQDDLETAVVRLARDRAFDHLVVESSGISEPAPVARLFTTKSRVAARYDVDTLVTVLDTPAFLESFAGEEIPERRGDEADRPLSDLLVEQVEVSNVVLLNKADLCSEAQLAEAEELVRALQPDAETVRTEFSAIDPDRLLGRDRFDADRLADLPGWKRALEEDNGHGHADTGGRGDGDHGHRDRHDHDDHDHDEHDHRHPDEVYGVTSFVFRRRRPFHPDRFASFLRDLPSEIVRAKGTAWLAGNEMRVAIAQAGPSIRAAAKGPWIASLPEIERDMYRSNRPNLEWNDEHGDRLTELVFIGTEYDESALRERLREALVTDEEWSGDGDAGSSDGPFPDEQGDETVVRGP